Proteins from a genomic interval of Blastocatellia bacterium:
- the rpmJ gene encoding 50S ribosomal protein L36, whose product MKVRASVKKICDKCKIIHRHGVVRVICVNPKHKQRQG is encoded by the coding sequence ATGAAAGTTCGAGCATCTGTGAAAAAAATCTGTGACAAGTGCAAGATCATACACCGTCACGGGGTCGTGCGCGTCATCTGCGTGAATCCCAAACATAAGCAGCGGCAAGGATGA
- the secY gene encoding preprotein translocase subunit SecY: protein MLDRLGKTLRNLFIIPDLRKRVLYMLGLLVVYRIGGVIQTPGINGEVLERLWQDVANNLLGVLDLFTGGNLRVVSIFALGVTPYITASIIMQLMTVVSERIKALQEEGELGRRKINRYTRYLTVGLCMMQSVGISYWLTQQPGLVQGISSQMFVPLAALTWTTGTVFIMWLGEQITERGIGNGISLIIMAGIVMGLPQAVRQIWEKISGAEPITVLGIVMMLVVFVFVVAAVVFVERGQRKIPVSYARRMVGQRVMGGQMTHLPLRVNMGGVIPVIFAVSVLAFPTTVAQFLPTDWEFTKWLQDRLMTFNTGGHPFYNLLFVLCIIFFCFFYVSIVFNTDEVAENLRKAGGFIPGIRPGKRTSEYLSEVLTRLTTVGAIYLAIICLIPQVILTGFKFQEIPWIGPPISNFLATVPGLNWIQDGLGFQFYFGGTSLLIVVGVAMDTLSQIESQLIMRHYDGLLGPRARRLRGRRF, encoded by the coding sequence ATGTTGGATCGGTTAGGAAAAACGCTTCGCAACTTGTTTATCATTCCCGACCTGCGCAAGCGCGTTCTCTATATGCTTGGCTTGTTAGTCGTGTATCGCATCGGCGGGGTGATTCAAACGCCGGGCATCAACGGGGAAGTGCTGGAGCGGTTGTGGCAAGATGTCGCCAATAATCTGCTTGGTGTGTTGGATTTGTTTACGGGTGGCAACCTTCGGGTTGTGTCCATCTTTGCTTTGGGTGTGACGCCTTACATTACGGCTTCGATTATCATGCAGTTGATGACGGTGGTGTCCGAACGCATCAAGGCGTTGCAGGAAGAAGGCGAGTTGGGAAGGCGCAAAATAAACCGCTATACGCGCTACCTAACGGTCGGTCTCTGTATGATGCAGTCGGTGGGCATCTCCTACTGGTTGACGCAGCAACCCGGCTTGGTTCAGGGCATCAGCTCACAGATGTTTGTGCCGTTAGCCGCGTTAACGTGGACAACGGGCACCGTGTTTATCATGTGGCTTGGCGAGCAGATCACCGAACGTGGCATCGGCAATGGCATTAGCTTGATTATCATGGCCGGCATCGTGATGGGGCTGCCGCAGGCCGTGCGGCAGATTTGGGAGAAAATCAGTGGCGCAGAGCCCATCACGGTGTTGGGTATCGTGATGATGCTAGTTGTCTTCGTTTTTGTGGTAGCAGCCGTCGTCTTTGTCGAACGCGGTCAGCGGAAAATTCCCGTCAGCTATGCGCGGCGAATGGTTGGTCAGCGCGTCATGGGCGGACAGATGACGCATCTACCATTGCGCGTCAACATGGGGGGAGTGATCCCCGTGATCTTTGCCGTCTCGGTCTTGGCGTTTCCCACGACCGTGGCGCAGTTCTTACCGACTGATTGGGAGTTTACCAAGTGGTTACAAGATCGCCTGATGACGTTCAATACCGGCGGTCACCCGTTTTACAATCTGTTGTTTGTCTTATGCATCATCTTTTTCTGCTTCTTCTATGTTTCGATTGTGTTCAACACTGATGAGGTGGCAGAAAACTTGCGCAAAGCGGGTGGATTTATACCGGGCATTCGGCCTGGCAAGCGAACGTCCGAATACTTGAGCGAGGTGCTGACGCGATTGACGACGGTGGGAGCCATTTACCTGGCCATCATTTGTTTAATCCCACAAGTGATCTTGACCGGGTTTAAGTTTCAGGAAATTCCCTGGATCGGTCCGCCGATTTCTAATTTCCTGGCTACTGTGCCGGGATTGAATTGGATTCAGGATGGACTGGGCTTCCAGTTCTATTTCGGCGGCACGTCCTTGTTGATTGTGGTCGGTGTGGCGATGGATACGTTGAGCCAGATTGAGTCGCAGCTCATTATGCGTCACTATGATGGGCTATTGGGGCCGCGCGCGCGGCGGTTGAGGGGACGACGATTCTAG
- the rpmD gene encoding 50S ribosomal protein L30, with amino-acid sequence MTKAKQSGQSTGTIKIQYYRSVINRPAAHKRIVRSLGLTKLNQIVERPDTPGIRGMVAKVPHLLRIVEESSRQDVA; translated from the coding sequence ATGACGAAGGCAAAACAATCGGGACAGAGCACTGGCACGATTAAGATTCAGTATTATCGTAGCGTGATCAATCGGCCGGCGGCTCACAAGCGTATCGTGCGTTCGTTGGGGTTGACCAAGCTGAACCAAATTGTCGAGCGACCCGATACGCCGGGGATACGCGGGATGGTGGCGAAAGTCCCCCACCTCCTGAGAATCGTTGAGGAATCGAGTCGGCAAGACGTTGCTTGA
- the rplF gene encoding 50S ribosomal protein L6 codes for MSRIGKKPIPIPKGVEVKISADAVEVKGPKGVLRSPVPSGITVKMEDGMLHVERAGDEWAALHGLTRALVANAVKGVSEGFTRELCIVGVGYKAEVKGNVVHFTLGYSHPIEFPIPPDLQVKVERLNRPIDQYQMSVLISGCDKQRVGQVAADLRGLRRPDAYKGKGIRFAEEQVRLKPGKAGTKGG; via the coding sequence ATGTCACGAATTGGTAAGAAACCGATTCCGATTCCAAAGGGAGTTGAGGTGAAGATCAGCGCCGATGCGGTTGAGGTCAAAGGACCCAAAGGCGTATTGCGCTCGCCTGTGCCGTCGGGCATCACGGTGAAGATGGAAGATGGCATGTTGCACGTTGAACGAGCCGGGGATGAGTGGGCAGCGCTTCATGGCTTGACGCGGGCGCTGGTTGCCAACGCGGTCAAAGGGGTTTCGGAGGGATTCACACGCGAGTTGTGCATCGTGGGCGTGGGCTACAAGGCGGAAGTCAAAGGCAACGTGGTGCACTTCACGCTTGGTTATTCGCATCCCATTGAGTTTCCGATCCCGCCCGACTTGCAGGTCAAGGTGGAACGACTGAACCGGCCGATTGACCAGTATCAGATGTCGGTGCTGATTTCCGGTTGTGACAAGCAACGAGTCGGGCAGGTGGCCGCCGATTTACGCGGCCTTCGCCGGCCCGATGCCTACAAAGGCAAAGGCATCCGGTTTGCCGAAGAACAGGTCAGATTAAAGCCGGGTAAAGCGGGCACAAAGGGCGGCTAG
- the rpsE gene encoding 30S ribosomal protein S5 — translation MKNHEHVSAEGLELKDFVVSINRVSKVVKGGKNLSFSALVVVGDGHGVVGYGLGKAREVPAAIKKALESAKKNLIRVPLKGTTLPHPTIGRFGSGRVVLKPASEGTGVIAGGPVRAVLQACGVQNVLTKSIGSNNPHNMVKAVFEGLKNMRSAEYIAELRGKAVEDIL, via the coding sequence ATGAAGAATCATGAACATGTCTCAGCCGAAGGGCTTGAGTTGAAAGATTTCGTCGTCAGCATCAATCGCGTGAGCAAGGTGGTCAAGGGCGGCAAGAACCTCTCGTTCAGCGCGTTGGTGGTGGTCGGCGATGGACACGGCGTTGTCGGCTATGGATTGGGTAAAGCGCGTGAGGTGCCAGCCGCGATTAAGAAGGCGCTGGAGTCGGCCAAAAAGAATTTAATTCGCGTGCCGTTGAAAGGCACAACGCTGCCGCATCCGACGATCGGTCGGTTTGGCTCCGGTCGCGTTGTGCTCAAGCCCGCGTCGGAAGGGACGGGCGTTATCGCTGGTGGGCCTGTGCGCGCGGTGTTGCAGGCTTGTGGCGTCCAAAATGTGCTGACCAAGAGCATCGGCTCGAATAATCCCCACAACATGGTGAAGGCCGTGTTTGAAGGGCTCAAGAATATGCGTAGCGCCGAGTATATCGCTGAGCTGCGCGGCAAGGCGGTTGAAGACATTCTTTAG
- the rplO gene encoding 50S ribosomal protein L15, whose protein sequence is MGLHNLRPAKGAVKARRRRGIGRGSGLGKTAGRGHKGQKSRSGYSRKIGFEGGQMPLQRRLPKRGFTNIFKKRWAEVNLDVLDKWFAAGDTVTPETLKERGVLKKTLDGVVILGRGELTKPLHISAHRFTESAKQKITAAGGTAQLVS, encoded by the coding sequence ATTGGATTACATAATTTGCGACCGGCCAAAGGCGCGGTGAAAGCTCGGCGTCGGCGCGGCATTGGTCGCGGCTCAGGGCTTGGCAAGACGGCCGGGCGTGGTCATAAAGGGCAGAAGTCGCGTTCCGGCTATTCAAGAAAGATCGGCTTTGAGGGTGGGCAAATGCCCTTGCAGCGACGGTTGCCCAAGCGCGGATTTACGAATATCTTTAAGAAGCGATGGGCGGAGGTGAATCTGGATGTGCTTGACAAGTGGTTTGCAGCCGGTGATACGGTCACGCCCGAAACATTGAAAGAACGCGGCGTTCTGAAAAAGACGCTGGACGGAGTGGTCATTCTGGGGCGTGGCGAGTTGACAAAACCGTTACACATATCGGCGCATCGGTTCACTGAATCGGCCAAGCAAAAGATCACAGCCGCCGGTGGAACGGCGCAGCTCGTGAGCTGA
- a CDS encoding type Z 30S ribosomal protein S14: MARKNFFAKMRRQPKFAVRYRNRCRRCGRPRSFFRKFALCRLCFRELALEGHIPGVVKASW, translated from the coding sequence ATGGCGAGAAAAAATTTCTTTGCAAAAATGCGACGACAACCCAAATTCGCTGTGCGTTATCGCAATCGCTGCCGCAGGTGCGGTCGGCCACGGTCGTTCTTTCGTAAGTTTGCGTTGTGCCGGCTCTGCTTCCGTGAGTTAGCATTAGAAGGGCACATTCCAGGGGTTGTCAAAGCGAGTTGGTAA
- the rpsM gene encoding 30S ribosomal protein S13 has translation MARIAGVDLPANKRAVIGLTYIFGIGRSRSAAILAQANVSEDKKIRDLTDEELTRIRQVIDQEGNVEGDLRKKIQMDIRRLIEIGCYRGLRHRRGLPVRGQRTHTNARTRKGPRRATVPKKKAPGKK, from the coding sequence ATGGCACGAATAGCAGGGGTTGATTTACCGGCCAATAAACGAGCGGTCATTGGCCTGACATACATCTTTGGCATCGGACGGTCGCGGTCTGCTGCCATTTTGGCGCAAGCCAATGTGAGCGAGGATAAGAAAATCCGCGATCTGACCGACGAGGAATTGACGCGCATTCGCCAGGTGATTGACCAGGAAGGGAACGTCGAAGGCGATCTGCGCAAAAAGATTCAAATGGATATTCGCCGATTGATTGAAATCGGCTGCTATCGAGGGTTACGGCATCGGCGTGGATTGCCGGTGCGCGGTCAGCGAACGCATACGAATGCGCGTACCCGCAAAGGGCCGCGTCGCGCGACGGTGCCGAAGAAGAAAGCGCCGGGCAAGAAGTGA
- a CDS encoding adenylate kinase, with translation MAKVIVLMGMPGVGKGTQAKLLSERFGWPQISTGDMLREMAQNETPLGQHVREILASGQLVSDDILAEIIQERTRRADCQNGYILDGFPRTVHQAELLNRLIQEQGNELTVIEVTADRDVLLKRIGGRLTCSRCGAIYNLHFQPPQQAGQCDRCGGPLIHRSDDQPEAVSRRLDVYEEKTAPVIEYYRQHGGLVSVDGGRPVDHVFEDILRAVTGAAA, from the coding sequence GTGGCTAAAGTGATCGTGTTGATGGGCATGCCAGGCGTGGGCAAGGGAACCCAGGCTAAATTACTCTCCGAGCGGTTTGGCTGGCCCCAGATTTCTACCGGCGATATGTTACGCGAGATGGCTCAGAATGAGACACCGCTGGGGCAACACGTCAGAGAGATTTTGGCCAGCGGACAATTGGTCAGTGACGATATTCTGGCAGAGATCATTCAAGAACGCACACGGCGAGCTGATTGTCAGAATGGGTACATTCTGGATGGGTTCCCACGCACCGTTCATCAGGCGGAGCTATTGAATCGGTTGATACAGGAGCAGGGCAACGAGTTGACAGTGATCGAAGTCACGGCTGATCGTGACGTGTTACTCAAACGGATTGGCGGGCGGCTCACCTGCTCGCGGTGTGGGGCGATTTACAATCTGCATTTTCAGCCGCCTCAGCAGGCTGGCCAGTGTGATCGTTGCGGCGGGCCATTGATTCATCGGTCGGATGATCAGCCGGAGGCAGTTAGTCGCCGATTGGATGTCTATGAGGAAAAAACCGCGCCGGTGATTGAATACTATCGGCAACATGGCGGGCTGGTCAGCGTGGATGGGGGGCGACCGGTTGATCACGTGTTTGAAGATATTCTCAGAGCAGTGACGGGAGCGGCAGCGTGA
- the map gene encoding type I methionyl aminopeptidase: MIRLRTRSEIEKIHHAGQIVAEVLRDLRAMIEPGITTRELDRYAEWKIRSRGAIPTFKGYRGFPASLCTSINEEIVHGIPSDRKLREGDIIGIDCGATYRGYVGDAAMTVIVGEAPPEVKQLVADTEASLYRAIEQARVGNRLHDISYAVQQYAEARGYGIVRDYCGHGVGTKMHEDPQVPNYGKPGTGPKLRPGLVLAIEPMLNLGTHQVEVAADGWTVVTADRKPSAHFEHTIAITEDGPIILTQLDDSVADRVNALQAG, encoded by the coding sequence GTGATTCGGCTTCGCACCAGATCGGAAATCGAGAAGATTCACCACGCCGGACAGATCGTGGCGGAAGTGCTGCGCGATTTGAGGGCGATGATTGAGCCAGGAATTACCACGCGCGAGCTCGATCGCTACGCTGAGTGGAAGATTCGCTCGCGTGGCGCTATACCGACATTCAAAGGGTATCGGGGATTTCCGGCGTCGTTGTGCACTTCGATCAATGAGGAGATTGTGCACGGCATTCCTTCGGATCGAAAGTTGCGCGAAGGTGATATTATCGGCATTGATTGCGGCGCGACCTATCGTGGCTATGTGGGCGATGCGGCGATGACGGTGATCGTCGGTGAGGCACCGCCTGAGGTAAAACAATTGGTGGCGGATACCGAAGCCTCGCTCTACCGGGCGATCGAACAAGCGCGCGTGGGGAATCGGTTACACGATATTTCCTATGCTGTGCAGCAATACGCTGAAGCGCGAGGCTATGGGATTGTGCGCGACTATTGTGGACATGGTGTAGGCACCAAGATGCATGAAGACCCTCAAGTGCCCAATTACGGCAAGCCTGGCACCGGCCCCAAGCTACGGCCCGGACTGGTGCTGGCGATTGAGCCGATGTTGAACTTGGGGACGCATCAGGTTGAAGTCGCCGCTGATGGTTGGACAGTGGTGACGGCTGATCGGAAACCGTCGGCCCACTTTGAGCACACAATCGCCATCACCGAAGACGGACCGATCATTCTCACTCAGCTTGACGACTCAGTGGCGGATCGAGTCAATGCTTTACAAGCTGGGTGA
- the rpsH gene encoding 30S ribosomal protein S8 — MTDPIADMLTRMRNGLKARHQRVDIPASRIKMEIARILREEGYIFNYKLLGEGAHKVLRVYLKYGPKGEAVISQLERVSKPGRRYYVSAQEIPRVRGGLGISILSTSQGVMTGREARRRNIGGEVLCSVY, encoded by the coding sequence ATGACGGATCCAATTGCAGATATGCTCACACGAATGCGCAATGGATTAAAAGCTCGGCATCAGCGCGTGGATATTCCTGCCTCCAGGATCAAAATGGAGATCGCCAGAATCTTGAGAGAGGAAGGATATATCTTCAACTATAAGCTGCTGGGAGAGGGCGCGCACAAAGTGCTGCGCGTCTACCTGAAATATGGGCCCAAGGGCGAGGCGGTGATCAGCCAGTTGGAGCGCGTCTCCAAGCCAGGCCGACGGTATTATGTCAGCGCACAGGAGATTCCCCGTGTCCGGGGCGGGCTTGGCATCAGCATCTTGAGTACGTCGCAAGGGGTGATGACCGGGCGCGAGGCGCGTCGTCGCAATATCGGCGGCGAGGTGTTGTGTAGTGTCTACTAG
- the rplR gene encoding 50S ribosomal protein L18 — translation MAQKSRRQMRQAVHARIRKRVRGTPERPRLCVYRSLKHIYVQLIDDERGNTLAAASTLDKSLGAKGSNMAAAREVGRLIAARALDQGITRIVFDRGGCRYHGVVKALADAARESGLQF, via the coding sequence ATGGCTCAGAAATCACGACGGCAGATGCGTCAGGCGGTTCATGCTCGTATTCGCAAGCGCGTGCGCGGCACCCCCGAGCGGCCGCGGTTGTGTGTGTATCGCAGTCTGAAACATATTTATGTGCAGCTTATTGATGACGAGCGAGGCAACACGCTGGCTGCGGCTTCCACGCTGGATAAGAGTTTGGGCGCCAAGGGCAGCAACATGGCGGCGGCGCGTGAGGTAGGCCGATTGATTGCAGCTCGCGCCCTGGATCAGGGCATCACCCGGATTGTCTTTGACCGAGGTGGGTGTCGCTATCATGGCGTTGTCAAGGCATTGGCGGATGCAGCGCGCGAATCGGGATTGCAATTTTGA